Proteins encoded by one window of Ictidomys tridecemlineatus isolate mIctTri1 chromosome 7, mIctTri1.hap1, whole genome shotgun sequence:
- the B3gnt7 gene encoding UDP-GlcNAc:betaGal beta-1,3-N-acetylglucosaminyltransferase 7, with translation MSLWKRNLYRSACLALALLVAVTVFQRSLTPGQFLQEPPPPTLGSPKAQKLSGNLVNPKSFWKSPKDVVDPTPTASQGPQTWDVTTTNCSANVNLTHQPWFQGLEPHFRQFLFYRHCRYFPMLMNHPEKCGGDVYLLVVVKSVITQHDRREAIRQTWGREWESAGRGRGAVRTLFLLGTASKQEERTHYQQLLAYEDRLYGDILQWDFLDSFFNLTLKEIHFLKWLDIYCPNIPFIFKGDDDVFVNPTNLLEFLADRQPQENLFVGDVLQRARPIRRKDNKYYIPPILYSKASYPPYAGGGGFLMAGRLARRLHHACDTLELYPIDDVFLGMCLEVLGVQPTAHKGFKTFGISQNRSSRMNKEPCFFRSMLVVHKLLPAELLAMWGLVHGNLTCSRKLQVL, from the exons ATGTCTCTGTG gAAGAGAAACCTCTACAGGAGCGCGTGCCTGGCCCTGGCTCTCCTCGTGGCTGTCACGGTATTCCAGCGCAGTCTGACTCCTGGTCAGTTTCTGCAGGAGCCTCCTCCCCCCACGCTGGGGTCACCAAAGGCCCAGAAGCTGAGTGGAAACCTGGTGAACCCTAAGAGCTTTTGGAAGAGCCCCAAGGATGTGGTGGACCCCACCCCTACGGCCTCCCAGGGGCCCCAGACCTGGGACGTGACCACCACTAACTGCTCGGCCAACGTCAACCTGACCCATCAGCCCTGGTTCCAGGGCCTGGAGCCACACTTCCGGCAGTTCCTGTTCTATCGTCACTGCCGGTACTTCCCGATGCTGATGAACCACCCCGAGAAGTGTGGCGGTGACGTCTACCTGCTGGTGGTCGTCAAGTCCGTCATTACCCAGCATGACCGCCGCGAGGCCATCCGCCAGACCTGGGGCCGCGAGTGGGAGTCTGCTGGCAGGGGCCGAGGCGCTGTGCGCACCCTCTTCCTGCTGGGCACGGCCTCCAAACAGGAGGAGCGGACCCACTACCAGCAGCTGCTGGCCTACGAGGACCGTCTCTACGGTGACATCCTGCAGTGGGACTTCCTTGACAGCTTCTTCAACCTCACCCTCAAGGAGATCCACTTCCTCAAGTGGCTGGACATCTACTGCCCCAACATCCCCTTCATCTTCAAGGGTGACGATGACGTCTTCGTGAACCCCACCAACCTGCTTGAGTTTCTGGCTGACCGGCAGCCACAGGAAAACCTGTTTGTGGGTGACGTCCTGCAGCGCGCGCGGCCCATCCGCAGGAAGGACAACAAGTACTACATCCCCCCCATCCTGTACAGCAAGGCCAGCTACCCGCCCTATGCTGGCGGTGGGGGCTTCCTCATGGCCGGCAGGCTGGCCCGCCGCCTGCACCACGCCTGTGACACCCTGGAACTCTACCCCATTGATGACGTCTTCCTGGGCATGTGCCTGGAGGTGCTGGGCGTGCAGCCCACAGCCCACAAGGGCTTTAAGACCTTCGGCATCTCCCAGAACCGCAGCAGCCGCATGAACAAGGAACCCTGCTTTTTCCGCTCCATGCTGGTGGTGCATAAGCTGCTGCCCGCAGAGCTGCTGGCCATGTGGGGGCTGGTGCATGGCAACCTCACCTGCTCCCGTAAGCTCCAGGTGCTCTGA